A genomic region of Oenanthe melanoleuca isolate GR-GAL-2019-014 chromosome 25, OMel1.0, whole genome shotgun sequence contains the following coding sequences:
- the LOC130262898 gene encoding troponin T, skeletal muscle-like: MEAGPEAEVEEEPEQEVETEPEQEVETEPEVDEEAEVETEQEAEVELEPEAEVEEENQEKIEEEEAEEKEKEKEENAEIEEIKENEKEENEAADPGEVDKTLGEFGSCWWS, from the exons ATGGAGGCTGGACCGGAAGCGGAAGTGGAGGAGGAACCGGAACAGGAAGTGGAGACTGAACCGGAACAGGAAGTGGAGACTGAACCGGAAGTGGATGAAGAAGCGGAAGTGGAGACTGAACAGGAAGCGGAAGTGGAGCTTGAACCAGAAGCGGAAGTGGAggaagaaaaccaggaaaaaatcgaggaagaggaagcagaagagaaggaaaaggaaaaagaggaaaatgctgaaatagaggaaataaaggaaaatgaaaaggaggaaaatgaagcagcagaCCCGG GTGAAGTTGACAAAACCCTGGGTGAGTTTGGATCCTGTTGgtggagctga